In Erigeron canadensis isolate Cc75 chromosome 1, C_canadensis_v1, whole genome shotgun sequence, a single window of DNA contains:
- the LOC122584513 gene encoding non-specific lipid-transfer protein 2-like, protein MRSSSYTTICIAAMVLVIMILGTQPQVATAVTCQVTQLAPCAAAISSSSVPPSRQCCVKIKEQRPCLCQYMKNPSLKAYVSSPNAKKIAKSCGVPTPKC, encoded by the coding sequence ATGAGGTCAAGTTCATACACAACAATCTGTATTGCAGCCATGGTCTTAGTGATCATGATTTTGGGCACACAGCCGCAGGTGGCGACGGCGGTGACATGTCAAGTTACACAGCTGGCTCCATGTGCAGCCGCCATCTCCTCATCATCCGTACCACCTTCAAGGCAGTGTTGTGTAAAGATAAAAGAGCAAAGACCATGTCTATGCCAGTACATGAAGAACCCAAGTCTAAAAGCTTATGTTTCCTCTCCTAATGCCAAAAAGATAGCCAAGAGTTGCGGAGTTCCTACTCCCAAGTGCTAG